The sequence CATCACTCACATGTTTGTTCAGCTGGGATCCAAGATCAAGAGCCTGTCCCCTGGCACACAAGAGTACAAGGTACACACGTGCGCTCATACATctgaatgatttatttatgttcaGGTGAATCTGTAAAGCCACCGGGCTTTAAACAATATAGATGCGCATATTAaatgcaagcatgcacacacactgctattgTCTAGGCTCACAGTGCTGATTTGTGGtgggatttgttttttgttaccTGAAGTTACCTGAATATTTCCTGTTTAATGAACTGTGTTTTGTACCATTTTAGATAATGGAAGACCAAATACTGGAGAAGTACAAGAAGTATAGAAAGGTAAGCCATAGCACATTTGCTGTCATTTAAATGGCTCAAGTTATTTTGCCTTTTACTGCATCGTGCCTCAAACTCCTTGAAGAAATGTAGCTCTGTATGCTAATCTGTGCTGCAATCTACCTCACTCCATCTTGTACATCTACATGATATGCAAAGAAATCCAAGAAAGGAAATTTAGAATTTGTAGAGCAGAATGAGAACAAATCCTAAGGAACAAAACCTGTTCAAATTgcactgtcatgttttttttaataatggtggcaaaaacacaaaaaacaatgtcCTTGCAGAATACAGACGCAGCTGTTTGATCACCTTTCTAAATCAATGTGTTGCCAATATTCCATCACATCCACATCCCTATGCTAGCATATCAATGCCATGACTAAATGGTCTTTCAAGATGCTCAAAATGGTTAGTGGTTAGAGTTAGTGATCAAGGCTCATGAAAGCACTAGTTTGAAAACTAGcatgtcctgtcctgttgttaCAAGGTAACCACAAAATTATGATCCTCTCACTCTGGCATCAACTGGTTACAACCGGATAGAGCTGGCAAAGCAATTATACGTTTATAGGTGCAGTGTTTATTCCGTATGGTGTTGGAAATGCATAAAACATTATCCTTGCTGAAGCAGCATATGGGCACCTGTTGCTAAACAGCAGAAAGTTACAAAGGTATTATCTCCTTTAAAGTCAGCAGTGAACTAAGCTCAAGTAACTTTCAGTACAAGGAAATATGAATGAACACTCCTTATTGTTAATGTTTTTGGCAGTTGGCCAGAGTAGAAGGAGGATGAAACCCTTCAAGGTGTATGTTCAATTTGATTAGATTTGAATGGACCTTCTTGCACTTTGCTTCATGTGGTTCTTAGTCTCTGCATCATCCATTTAAATATTTCACACGTCATCCGCTATTACGCCTTACTTTGCTTAGTGCACACAAATCATGTGCTGACAATAAGAGTCTTTTAAAAAATTGGTCCCCCAGGGGAAAACAAGTGTGAAAAGCTGTGATTCTAATGCTTTCTCCTGTCTCTGCAGAAGTTCCCAGGCTACCGGGAAGAGAAGAAGCGCTGTGAATATCTCCATGAGAAACTGTCCCACATAAAACAGCTCATCGCAGACTACGATGTCACTCAGGCCTCTTCATAGCATTGGTTCTTATGTGTTGACCACTGATGTTTTGAGATGGGAGGCCCTGATTTGTATAAAGAACATAGGTTTGAAAAAAAGAAGCGTTTTCACTTTAGAGCCCGATCAGAGCTTTGGGATGAGACTGCAACGGTTCGACACAGGCTGCCGCTGTGACCGCTGATGGTTAAAAGACAGCAGCAGACTTCCTTGTGGTTTTTGTAAGTCTGTTTGTTTCAAAGTGATCACTGCTGTCATATTGACATGAAAAGTCCAAGTGAGGGAAGAAAATTGTCTCGGCGCTTCTGAGATTTTACATTCAAAGTCATCTCAGAAAGGATTTGTGTGCAAATCGTAATACCGTGACAAAACAATCTCATTTGTCGTGGTTTTTGTCCTGTCGCCCTGTTAAAACCAATGTCAGTGTCGGCCATGTCCTTGGAAGTATGTAAAAGGTAGCAAATATGACTTTAACTTATTCACCCTGTTATGGACACATGTGGCATACATCTTCGTTAACTGGAACACTGCTTAAGGCAAGTTTTCCAGTTAAAGATTAATTCAGACTCAGCCGATATGCAGCATACAAAGAGTGTACAAAATACTAGGACCACAAGCCTAACATTGAATTACTGCCTTTTTGCAGATCCTGTATCTCAGTTGTTTTATTGCTTCTTTAATCTGTCTCCTGCCCTACATCTACATCTCCTCTTCGTGATTAAAAGTAGCAACCAGTAAGGGGCCAAAGCTTTCACCTAGTCAGTGTATTTCATGGGTAGAGCATGTGGTCTTAATATATTGTACACTAAATTTGCGTTCTTGTAACGGTAACGGACCGTTTGAAAGCAGCTGAATCCAGTGAGCAGTGCATTGGATAATATTGAACTGGATGAATATGTACGAGCTGCGGTGCACATAGAAATGCTACAATGTGTTGAAGAATGTGTGTATTCATGGTTAGGTGGAGGGACTCTTGCGCTTAAGTTTATCACAGAAATAGAAAGTATTTATTAACCACTCCCCTTACTTTTGAATAGCAGTTAAGGGACCAAACGGGCAGTTGCCTTGATCACTGACGCACAAATTTGGTGGAGAAAGACATTTAAATTTTGCCTCCCCACAACAGTTATTGACATTGTTAATCAGCACCACATCAGCACCACGTCTAGTTTTAAGTATTTCCAAACAATGAACATaagtgtctttctttctcactctctttatgCTTTGAACTactgatgtatttattttaagcCGCCTTCTTCTGCCCTGTGTTTTTGATGTGTTATTCTGCTCTCCTCAGCCTGAAGCGTCATGTCATGTTGGATCAAAGTGTTTGTATGCAAGCAGCTACAAGAGCAAGGTGGGAGAGCTTGTGAATAGATGAAAGGCTCACCTTAcataatatattgtatattttgtctctgtctgaaTTGATTCGGTCATGAATTGTCATGGAGCGTCACGGGGAGGAAGATGCCCTTGAGCGCTAAAGTCTTCTTACCGTTATTGttgaaatggcaaaaaaaaaaaaaaaaaggcctcaGATGGGGAGCTTAGTGGCCACTTTACCCAACACTTAGACAGTTGGTCTTCAGGGAAATATGGAGCCATATGGGTGAGAAATGTAGATTTGCCGGTATGCCGTAACATCATAACCAGTTGTGGTACTTGGGAATTTTAAGCACTAGCCTGGAGGGTTTTGTAGCCTTCCATTTTCATAGTCAATCATTGGCGCCCATTCAATTTCTCGCAATTTTGCACTaaaacccacactgaaaacaatgGGCCAGCAGGCTAGTGAAATTTCCATCCAGATTGTAATTGTTCATTGTGGTTGCAGATTTTGTACTGAATGTTCACACGCAGTCGATGACGTAGAAGCCTTAAGACTTACACTTTTATAGGACTCAATTTTCAAACAAACTGCCAATATCATGAAGGTGTCATTATCCACACACATCTGTTATCTGCCTTACATTACTGTTAGCTGTTGAAAACTGTCTTAGCCATGTCACTGTTCAAGAGTGAATGCCTCTCTTAACATTGGCTTTCTCGCGTGTATTTAAATATTACTCTCTGGAGGAAATATTCTTGAGTTTCGTGATCAAAACTATTTCCTTCAAATTATAGTTTTTCAGTGCAGAGATTGATAAAGATTGGCTGTAATGACATGGCTTATTATCAGTTGTGTTTATAATCCTTCTGGTacttgattgttttttgtttttttgttttttgaatcaTTTATCACAATACCATTTCTAGGCCAAGATGAGGCAAATGGTCAGCCGATTGGAATTCCGCTGTGGTTTTTACCTCTGATGGTATTCTTATTGACTTCCCTCCCGTTACGAAATGACTCGCCTCTGAGGGCATGGAGCAATTTGATTGAAAGACTGTCTTCAGTGGTTTCTGGTCTGTTGTGCTCAAAGAAGCTATGGTTTTAAAATGAGAAGACTCAATCACTTTCCAGTGGGGGATAATAATTATGAGATGGactctggagggaaaaggtgcGATAGTGTTTATTATAGTCAAGTGCCACAGTGGTCGATTGAAGACCATAATTAACTGTGGATTGTGAAGTATGATGAAAGAATCACTGTCTGTGAAAGTCTTTAAATCACATGTTAATAACAACTGGCTCATaaggttttttttgtatgaGTGCAGAGCATTTAGAAGCTCACCGGTGTGTACTGCACTGCACAGTAGGTGTTTGTCTGTACCATATACCTGCTGAAGGGAAACCTAAGCTCCATTTCATTCACAGTTGGTGTGAGAGGAGAATATGCATTAAATTGCATTGTTTATGAATTGCATTTTACAAATGTATACTTTCTCTTGTCCTATTCAAAGTCAAAAGAATAAAAACCTCAAAGTGATTTTGGTCTTTAGTTTTCATTGTTTAATGCAGTAAATCTCATTCTGTGGTTCTCTTTGTTGCTGGTAATCAGCATAGATGATGAATGATCCATGTTTTATTTAATCACAACTTTTTTTAAGCTGTGTGCAGCCAATTACAAAAGTATTGGGACAGCGGAGTGTGACTAGATCTTTTTGCTGTAAACTTAAATTTATGTTTCAGATCAAAAGATAAGTATGCAGAAAATGCCTTCAGTTATTAAATATATGTGCATATTTAGTTGCATACATAGTTGTGGCCTGATGTCAGTTGATCCTATGTAGCCAGACAAATTACTCAAACTTGTCATAAgtaaatatatgtatacatatacatgcaatatacaacaataacagtagATAAAGGGTTTGGCTTGCACTTGGATAGCAATGTAGAATGTAAAGAAGAGGGACAACGCACAAATAATGTATCTATACTATTTAGCTAAAAATTGGTAAGTAAAACTGAACAAGGATTGTCAAATAGGAATTTATGCAACTCACTCAAGAATTGAGTTTCCAAATACTTTAAGTTAGAGGCTCTGTTCCATCCCATGGTTCCAACTTTAAAATGTTAAGGTACTACTTCAggagatgtgttgatgtagtatTTTCTTGGtgcctattattttttttcccccctgtagAAATTAATGACGGAGGGTGAATGGTGACACCTGGTGGTCGAATTGCGAACACTTTCAAAAGATTAACTGGCAAATGACTCATCTTAACCTGCCAAGCTGGAGCAAGCACACATTTTCTGTAGGAAATTGACTTTTCTATTTTAATAATACAACTGTAATATAAATTTGATACAATGAAATATGCATCTTTATAAAAACGTGACAACAGAGAGGGTTAGCAGAACCTGTTGCACAATTTGAACCTTGTATCCCGAGTTTACCAAGAGGTGCACTTAGGTCACTGCAGTTGTAGTGAAGCGGGCGGGAAGGGAGGGGCGCGGGCGCTGTTGTCATGACGACCCATCACCGCTGAACTCACAGAAACAACACTACACATCGGCTGTCTGGCCAAAATTTTAGCAGGGTTAAGGTAAGGTCGTCAGCCAATGGTTGTATTAACCTACTTACAACTTCTCGACGAATTTGTCATTGTTAACTAAAAGTCAGCGAAACAAAGTTCACTAAGTTCACTTTTCCGTGCCTCCTCCTGCATACTCACCTGTGCCGTGTTGCTAACTTTAaatgctagcttgttagctttgTCTTTTGTACTGAGTTCAGCTGGCGATCAACGTAGAGGAACagttagcgttagctaactTAACTTTCTACTGAATTTGCTCTAGTGTAACAATTTAGAGACTGCAGCTGTATGCTTCCCCTCCATCCTAACGAAAAATCTTCATAAGCTTCATGCAACGTTATATGCTGATAGTGTGTCTATAGTACTCCACACTGTATCGTACTTTTCTTAtatgtttggggttttttttatcaccTACGGTATGAAGGTATGATTTTCTGTGCTATATTTTTTGCCTATCATAACTGCATGATATTTTAAAGTTTAGCTGTGACCCTTAGGCTTGAACAGTATCAGTGATGAATGTAATAATCTCAACTCTTACATAGCAGGGTTGGGaaggttactttcaaaatgaacTCAGTTACAAATTACTGAATTCCTGTAAGCAGTAAACAATCACGTGGAAGATTCAGTTTGTGGCATAGTCTATTTAATAGACTTATTCACTTCAGGATACAATGTTATAGACTCTATTACATTGTATCCTGAAGTGAATAAGTCCTTTGACTACTGGACAGCAAATTTACAACGCCAACCAAACAGAATATTGCATGTGTAGATGCAGATAGTTAGTGTGTGGTCTCCCATCCTTAAGGACAATTTCAAAGGTTTTATGAACATccaaaatccaccaaaacagcAATCAAATGAAGAAAAGAGGAATGTCTGCCCACTGTATTGCCTCCCACCCAAACCTCATCACCTAGTAAGCACGCTTGGCCAGCAACAAGACAATCCACCGAGTTCAACTGTCTGTGAAGACTGCAAACGTCTTCTCTTGCCTGGCTGTTGTAATGTTGCATCAGAATTCAAACAACCTGGTATCAACAATCATTTTTCCCATAGGATATACCAGAAAAAATCCTATGGACATTCCTGAGGCCTCAAATCATCAGTGGAGTGAGGACGATGAGAGTTTTCTGACGGATCCTGAACTCCTCAGGGATCAGCTGCCTCAGCCATTCCGCATGATTGATAAGGTCCTGGACAGGCTGCTTGATATGGCCTGGGACACCATCTCAAAAAGAGAAAGCGCTAGGGTAGCAGAGGAATCCAAAAAGAAAACCCCTACTTTGGAGCTGTGTGGAGCTGCACAGGTACAaattgtgagcttggaattataaggttctgtCTGAATGGAGTGCAAGTCTGAGATGTTGGCGTCAAGGTTTGACATACCATCTGGCAAAACTATTATGTACTTTATATGTTTTTTGAATATATATAACactcaaagatcatgaatatgtggataactcaattttgataaaaagtcagatagaGCCATGTAATTCCAAACTCTTAAAACATCAAATGTAGCCCTATGCATGatttaaaaagtttttaaataGCGGCAACCTAATTTAATTGCAAAAATCatcctgattttgttttttatcccaCTAACAAAAAGAAATAGGCTCTGTGAGTGCCAAAGGAAAGCTGGTGTCAAACCTTTTTTTCGCTGTTGTCATTTGTGCCTTAGCTTCCAGAGAGCACCAACTGCCTGGCGTGTTCGGAGGACGGCAGATACATCAGCATGGGTCACTCCCAGGGCCTGTCAGTGAGCTGCGCGTCCTCTCTCATCTGTGTCTCCGCCTGGCTGCAGGACAGGCTGGAAATCACATCTATTCACATGACCTGTATGGGTGAGAGGGGCTATCTGCTCGGCACCGTTGATGACATGGGTGGGTAGTAGTCGGATTCTCACCGGCTATTATGCGTTTCATGCTGGGCTGTGTAATCATCACTCTCCTACATAAAACGTGTACctccaaaaagtcaacttttcagaaataGAGCAATACAGGTTGTTTTTTCCAATTGGTCATCCATATTTTCCTCACATTTTACAGGTTAGCCTAATCAATTGTACTGTGGTCCTGGAGACATGAAATATGCTCTATTGATTGGAGACAATGTCAGCTGTAaattaaaggaaagaaagggcaaaattactgtaagaGGTGTCAGCAGGACACTGAATCCCCAGAGTGAAGGAACAAATGTTGATTTGTCATCACTAAAACCAGCTTCCATTGTCTACCACTGCAGGTGTTGCCAGAGTCTTTGCATATCACACCGAAAGCATTCACCTCCTCAAAGTTATTAATGACACGGTGCGTATTGTTACTCAGCATGGCTGCACCATCCATGTTGGATTTCTTCCCCATTGCTATGTGCTTTTTTGAGAGTCTTCATTGCCACAGGGTTGGGTAGGTGAGTTGAGAGTTTGGATCCAGAACAAAAGTCAAATGTGTCACCTGCATGTTTCTaaaaacattttggagacacCAGCCATCACTTAAGACATGTCTGGCGGTATATTTTGGcaactgtgaaatgtttttgtttgtgaaaggCAGAGGTAACAGAGCAAATGAACAAATTACTTTTCAAGTGACGTTGACATATGTAGATGCTCAGAATGTTGAGGAAAACTCCAGCTGTGATGAATGTCTCCAGTTTTTCTCATCGGTTCGCAAAATATCACATGCACTTTtttgcttgtcatttttgcattcatgcaattgaaaaaataaaaaaaagtgctgaCAAAAAATCCTTTCAATATCATCAGGAAGATATCAACCAAAGGAGCATTTGCTTGACATTTGAACTATCTAAAGGGGGAGATTATGGAGCTGCGTCAATCAGCTGTAaggtcttttctttctcttgagTTCTTGATTTTAATTCAAGGCTTTTCATTCAACACTACTGAATAACACTACTACGGATTTTCACATCTGCTATCAGGCAATGGTGCTCTTTGGCTCGAAGTGTATCGCTTCCCCTTAGAAGCATGGCTGAAAGATTTAGAGTTGGCACCATCACAAAAACAGGTATCGTAATTTAATCGGCCAGTTGGCTTAAATGTTATTGTGTATTCAGTGCTGCATTTGATTGCTCTTCACACGTTAGCTCATTAACAATTACATTTGGGAGCATCAACAAACCATTTGAATCATAACTTATTTAGCTGCACACTTTCTATGGAAGTTATTAGTTAATTGAATGCATTCAGTATATTTATTATAAACTGCTGCCAGAAGGCAAAGTTATTGAATTTgaggaaaatgtgttttttggacAATTGGAATTGAGAATTAatagtgtttcttttttcctcagGCGCAGAACCCATCTGGAGTTGTAGATGTGAAATGGTCTCCAGCTGCAGTGCTGATGAAAATCAAGCCCCCCAAAAGTCTAGCAGGTAGAATTTTATAGAGAGCAACAAATGTATTAATAACAAGAAGAATAGTGTAATTGAACAGAACACAAATCcaacatgtgtgtttttgtatgtaacTGGGAGTGATGGTGTGAATGtgggcatgtgtgcatgtgcatgcattagCGTGTCTCTGTAGGCCATCACTTATCTCTTGTTTTAAAGACTGGAGATCAAGTGtcgcctctcccctctctctgttctgaaaGAGATCAATTTTCATTTAATGGAATTTCACTGTTGGCAATAGATGCACATGCATTCCTGTTGAGAGTGCAGCACAGTCAATATCCCAGCATTTATCTGTTGTTTTCCAGGGACAACACTGAAAAGTCCACTTGAAGTCTTGCAGAGGACAGactgtggcattgtgtttgGGTCTGGGCAGAACCACACGATCAGCAGTCGACAATGGGAGGAACAGGAGGCTGTGTTTAGGTCCACATACAGGAAGTACATTAGTACAGACACGGATGAAGCAAAAGAAACGGATGAAAGCCCAAGGTACAATAAAGGTTTCACAGATACCATCAGCATTTAATATCAGATACCATCAGCAATTAACATCAGCTGCTACCACTGATAGCGTAGTTTGCTGTacatttaatgcatttttattttcagtttataaAATGCACCCAATGGTGTTATTGCAGTATTGCTGCACACATCAAGCGTGGAGACCCAGGAAATGATGATACACAGgcagcattttagcattttaatGCAACTGAGATGAGGATTGGCAATTGGAATGAAATCAGAGTGGACAACATATTGGGCTACGAGAACTAAAATTATATTAATAGTAAAAAGACATTTGTTTGTATTCATTGTCATAGATCTACTTTGCTTTATAACATTGGCTGCAGCTCATGGAGTTAAGGAAAGCCCTCTGTGAGTGTTCAGCCCCCTTAGCACTTTTCAATTTTAGGTTCTTAGTCATACTTGAGTCTGCAGGATGTTGCACCCTGTCTGAGTCCCACTGAGCCACTTGGACTCTTATCTTTTTCAGACACTGCACCAAGCACTTTCTTCTGCCATGTGGTTTGTCTCCTGGCCTTAGCGAAGCAAAGTCCCAGCCAGGTTTGTAATAGAgggttggtggtggtggtgatgggatTTTCCAGTGTTTGAAGTTTGAATGTTGAATAGGTGGACTTGGCTTTGTGTAGAATAATTTCCCTCCTGCCTAAAATAATTGAATTTGTATTGGTTCCAGTTTAATgttaatgtgatactttattcatccccaTAGAGattttcagcaaaaaaaatatttcttccatgccccaCTACcaacctgaaatgggacatgtgcctgttcaaattctagcaacttttaagcattttagccgattatcagaacaccacatggccaatcagcattatatctgttcagtggccattagggctGCCCCTGTACCACTGGAACAAGTTTTGAAAAAATTTGCAGGACGATTgtgtctaaactggaaatgagctctccagtgccctcatgttgtttgattgggccaatagtggagggtttgcctcttcctctgtctgctgataggccacaaagtttgatggtgttacgtaAATCTGTTCGGAAAGTTACATGCCgttttgtgagaagccacgaCCACcgccacgcccccctttggccagtTGGTATGACAAGTtgatcagttcttccttgccccgtGACCAAAcgttccacaaagtttcatgcaaatccctTCATAACCTCTGGAGATATCCTTCtaatagacaaacaaacagataaacataACCACCGTCCAACTCCACTGGCAGAGGTAAAAGTTTCAGCATTTCCCAGTGTTATAGATGTTAGTTAATAACATGGGGTGTATAGCAGATTGACAAGCACTAGGCTATAGCCCTGCTAATTAATTCCACTGGTTTATGTCCCTCACATTCATTCAATCCTTTTAAAGGCATTTGTTAATCTGTAGTGAGTGGCCATGCTCCTCTTAATGTCATCTTTAATCTCCAACCTTTTCTCAGCAGGTTTGCctgttgctgtctgtgtgtggtggagCGACAGCCATAATCTTCTTCAGTATTTGCTGTGCAGAGCACCTAAGGATAAACCAGGTAGGATATTTATTTGCTCAGGGATTATTCTGCTGGATGCTCACAAACAGATCTATAAAATTAGCCGTCTGGCATGCAGTTTTATCAGCAGCCTGTTATTAAAGGCTTGTGTGTACTTTCTCTTTTCATATTAAGGGGGCAGCAAGCCTAAATCTTCAACAGGTGTTTGACCCTTGTGTTCTTCTCTTTCTGATTCAGATGTAGAGCCTGTGCCGGATGTGTTGTGGCCAAATGCACATGAAATCCTTTGCTCCGCTGTTAGTAGTTGCACCCGTTACATCGCTCTGGGCCTTGATGCTGCCGTAGTGACTGTCTGGGACAGGCAATTAGGTGAGCTAATGTTGTGGCTAGACATTGCTAACATTTTATCAACTCTGGTCCCAATTTCAGTTTTCTTTAACAGGGTACATTAGGGTACATTTAACTTTCATTTGAGTAATATCAATATGTTTAATTTGTTGACAGTGCTGTGTAAATAGTTTAGTATAGTTTAGTATAGCAAAGTATCCACATGATCAGCAAAGTATATCAGAGTATCCACATGATCAGAACAGAAAGATCAAAACATCTGATTTATTTTTGCCAGTATCCTGCCCTGTAGTTTGACTGAAACGTAATCATCACATTGTTAGTGATCTTATTCATGCAGGCACACCAATAGGGCTTTAGATCAAGTTTTGGGGGATTTGGGATTAGAAATTAATGATAAGAGGGTGTCCGGTTGGCTCAACACATACCATGTACTTGCAAAATTTTGGTTTGAATCCAGGTCATGACCTTTGTTGTATGTCATCCTTGTTGTCTCTTCCGTCTTTCCTGTCACGCTCCACTGCTGTAAAGTGAATATAGCTGCTGTAAACCTGTACATCATGTCAATTACTAGGTCTAATTGAGACTATAAAAATGCAGTTGGAAATGACAATTTGAGATGGCAGCAAAATGAGGCATCAATCTCAAAGATAATTTCTTTTGAGAGAAGCAATCTAAACATGTAATTTtgacaatatattttttcattagaAAATATAGTATTTCGAAGTGCATGCAGCACCTGTGCAAACCTGTTTGTCCTTCTCTTGAGTCCAATTTGCAGCTCATGATAGTTTCACTTGTGGAAAGTAAAATAAACATTGCCAATCTGATTTGACACATagtgtaaataatgaaaaagcatTTATAGCTAAATTTACATCGTTTGAGCTATATCCTACAGCATCTTTTTAATTAATAGGCTGTAGGCTAAGTCACACTGAGCAGCAATGTTCTCTAGACACTtgaaaaatattattatatatatatatatatatgtatatatatatatatgtatatgtatatatatatatatatatatatatatatatatatatgtgtgtgtgtgtgtgtgtgtgtatatatatatatatatatatatatatatatatatataatataggtCTATGTCTATTTTAGTCAGCCTGCAATAGCACAGACTGTtgcaacaaaatataaaaactaaaataattaaCATGGTAGTAGTACAGTGGGTTCTATTGTTGTTATACAAAAGGCAAGACAATGCAGGAAA is a genomic window of Centroberyx gerrardi isolate f3 chromosome 1, fCenGer3.hap1.cur.20231027, whole genome shotgun sequence containing:
- the wdr93 gene encoding WD repeat-containing protein 93 — encoded protein: MLHQNSNNLVSTIIFPIGYTRKNPMDIPEASNHQWSEDDESFLTDPELLRDQLPQPFRMIDKVLDRLLDMAWDTISKRESARVAEESKKKTPTLELCGAAQLPESTNCLACSEDGRYISMGHSQGLSVSCASSLICVSAWLQDRLEITSIHMTCMGERGYLLGTVDDMGVARVFAYHTESIHLLKVINDTEDINQRSICLTFELSKGGDYGAASISCNGALWLEVYRFPLEAWLKDLELNPSGVVDVKWSPAAVLMKIKPPKSLAGTTLKSPLEVLQRTDCGIVFGSGQNHTISSRQWEEQEAVFRSTYRKYISTDTDEAKETDESPRHCTKHFLLPCGLSPGLSEAKSQPGLPVAVCVWWSDSHNLLQYLLCRAPKDKPDVEPVPDVLWPNAHEILCSAVSSCTRYIALGLDAAVVTVWDRQLGLPLSVVLVSAADSAFTRMLFLDYRPVSAEESLLSQALTPAKVHLLVVCKSGATHVLTTGRGADSCATQLTERPKDSGGLPTVIAPVPFLQGLSLVAQKNGKMFLQDVIHKTTVCYLIPPTTRLLATPWDPVYALDIKQQTLFIRGDQNPSHSDSLTGDCQSQLFILRFREAAIIEPYIVALPDSPTQQTGMSFVALEEACNLYLQQRVLSVDERNKALTQTWKQLQEHVVTV